The Maylandia zebra isolate NMK-2024a linkage group LG4, Mzebra_GT3a, whole genome shotgun sequence genome includes a window with the following:
- the nptx1l gene encoding neuronal pentraxin 1 like: MRAAKREICWKLFLFSCVFLESSSQDFGGQTQFICTSVPKDMDICSATLQNSVPGEDLKATVMQLRETVLQQKETIMNQKETIRELTSKLARCESQSGADLGDARPGGRRKEAGTKNTMGDVSRGPADTLTQLSQTLQSLKQRLENLEQFSRSNNSVQANSLKDLLQSKIDDLEKQVLSRVNGIEEGKPGLRNETEQRGRVESTLTSLHQRITDLEKGQRENRPLDKFQLTFPLRTNYMYAKVKTSLPEMYALTVCMWLKSNASPGVGTPFSYAVPGQANELVLIEWGNNPMEILINDKVAKLPFLINDGKWHHICVTWTTRDGVWEAFQDGVKRGSGENLAPYHPIKSQGLLILGQEQDTLGGGFDATQAFVGDLANFHIWDRKLSVGEIYNLATCSSKAQVGNVFAWMETSLDIYGGASKWTFEACRQLN; encoded by the exons ATGCGGGCCGCAAAGAGAGAAATCTGCTGGAAACTTTTTCTATTTTCCTGCGTCTTCTTGGAGAGCTCGTCTCAAGACTTTGGCGGACAGACGCAGTTCATTTGCACGTCCGTACCCAAGGATATGGACATATGCTCGGCCACCTTGCAGAACAGTGTGCCGGGAGAGGACTTGAAGGCCACGGTTATGCAGCTGCGGGAGACGGTTTTACAGCAGAAGGAGACGATCATGAACCAAAAAGAGACTATCAGAGAGCTCACCTCGAAGTTGGCTCGGTGTGAGAGCCAGAGCGGCGCAGACCTCGGGGACGCGCGGCCCGGGGGCAGGAGGAAAGAAGCGGGGACCAAAAATACGATGGGGGACGTGTCCAGAGGCCCCGCGGACACTTTGACGCAACTATCACAGACTTTACAGTCGCTGAAGCAGAGATTAGAGAATCTGGAG CAATTCAGCAGAAGCAACAACTCGGTGCAGGCAAACAGCCTGAAAGACCTTCTCCAAAGTAAAATCGATGACTTGGAGAAGCAGGTGCTGTCCCGAGTGAACGGCATCGAAGAGGGCAAACCCGGACTCCGCAATGAGACAGAGCAGCGTGGGAGAGTGGAGTCCACACTCACATCGCTACACCAGAGGATCACCGACCTGGAGAAAG GTCAGAGAGAAAACAGGCCGCTGGATAAATTTCAGCTCACGTTCCCACTGAGGACCAACTACATGTACGCAAAAGTGAAAACGAGTTTGCCAGAGATGTATGCCCTCACCGTGTGCATGTGGCTCAAGTCCAACGCCTCCCCGGGAGTGGGCACACCTTTCTCCTACGCAGTTCCTGGACAAGCCAACGAGCTGGTTCTCATAGAGTGGGGGAACAATCCAATGGAGATTCTAATAAATGACAAG GTAGCAAAGCTGCCATTTCTCATCAACGACGGAAAGTGGCATCATATCTGCGTGACTTGGACAACTCGTGATGGTGTTTGGGAGGCTTTTCAAGATGGTGTCAAGAGGGGGAGTGGAGAAAACCTGGCTCCGTATCATCCCATCAAATCTCAGGGCCTGCTGATCCTTGGCCAGGAGCAG GACACGCTTGGAGGAGGGTTCGATGCCACGCAAGCTTTTGTAGGAGACCTGGCAAATTTTCACATCTGGGATCGTAAACTGTCCGTGGGAGAAATTTACAATCTAGCGACATGCAGCAGCAAAGCGCAAGTGGGCAACGTTTTTGCATGGATGGAGACCAGCCTCGATATTTATGGAGGTGCCTCGAAGTGGACATTCGAAGCCTGTCGCCAGctcaactga